From Candidatus Protochlamydia phocaeensis, one genomic window encodes:
- the tadA gene encoding tRNA adenosine(34) deaminase TadA, whose amino-acid sequence MSFPWRIEPQNDDERFMLEALKEAWKAFKADEVPVGAVLVKDNHIIARGYNQVEMLKDATAHAEMLCLTAGEVALDNWRLSQATLYCTIEPCSMCAGAMLLTRIHTLVWGAPDIRHGANGSWVDLFSPIHPTHHIQVRKGILQEACAQILKDFFQMQREKKSSKRKISHE is encoded by the coding sequence ATGTCTTTTCCTTGGCGCATTGAACCTCAAAACGATGATGAGCGCTTTATGCTAGAAGCTCTTAAGGAGGCTTGGAAGGCTTTTAAAGCAGATGAAGTCCCTGTAGGAGCTGTCTTGGTAAAGGACAATCACATCATTGCTCGAGGATATAATCAAGTCGAAATGCTCAAAGATGCCACTGCCCATGCTGAAATGCTTTGTCTGACAGCAGGGGAAGTGGCCCTAGATAATTGGAGATTGTCTCAAGCCACCCTTTATTGCACTATTGAGCCTTGTAGCATGTGTGCCGGCGCTATGCTATTGACTCGTATCCATACCCTTGTTTGGGGAGCGCCTGATATTAGGCATGGGGCCAACGGAAGCTGGGTAGATTTATTTTCACCCATCCATCCCACTCATCATATTCAAGTGCGCAAAGGCATTTTACAAGAGGCCTGTGCCCAAATCCTAAAAGACTTCTTCCAAATGCAGCGAGAAAAAAAATCGTCAAAGCGGAAAATAAGCCATGAATGA
- a CDS encoding protein kinase domain-containing protein: MGMEVNRQGVIGQLGVSSLETPAKGAELEQAGKANGRMFSRLSAGIKDFFAKIQNLFTSSVSKREALAPPPGVETHNVDQLTNEINELMHSTISNFDNLKEKDFAAIQQKVTAFKAAVEYLAEKGKIDFNEKLNLNNRLRTIEDTLNPPKSESFSIPEELKNARTPQEVRDILAKLEDVDGGEDVDVEEDIAHETNQSSVKLEAKAEKSKAQESVTPEAKVYTNADELQTAVNMFVMDTNSQEPESLSPAERKGINQQLQDLRAVVKDLDKKGKLEFNEKLVLERKLQDVADFLTPPKHESFSLPKGWENVRSPDDVRKKLLEEEQLEEANAEDVQSGMEKEIQQKKEQLTDSGVSPAERLRIQKELKVENEALKTTQLHPYEKIAKGKAKQVWKSQVDPNHAYFTPVKGTFEKVFKSKQKEIQEEVQTAKVIQGELDKKGVVGESNLALSMQEVKKEDRIEGQYTVKTDKAQGDLDKLTNQGKIKFPQSADIGLQVARGMMHLHKAGYVHGDSKTENVLVYEQDGKITARVSDFGKTKKLEKDQSVMHTGNPRFAAPEGRLSQKAEVYGTALMIIRTLEGEILTKGREMLIAPTNEDKSAKVGEKRRGVEKFLIVNKDCPQSEVTHLKGKIDVYGRSLKLAAGGSVGNLAPAEREIHKYIDALTLELEKRYPEKSGEIKDLGVLLKAMTLSDPEIRLDMSRAVETYEKIMNDMSLSTP, encoded by the coding sequence ATGGGTATGGAAGTTAATAGGCAGGGCGTAATAGGTCAGCTTGGGGTTTCTTCCTTGGAGACGCCAGCTAAGGGGGCCGAGCTAGAACAGGCAGGTAAAGCCAATGGACGCATGTTCAGCCGATTAAGCGCTGGGATCAAAGATTTTTTTGCAAAAATTCAAAATTTATTTACTAGTTCCGTCTCCAAGCGGGAAGCTCTTGCTCCTCCTCCAGGGGTTGAAACGCATAATGTTGATCAATTAACTAATGAAATTAACGAGTTAATGCATTCAACAATTTCTAATTTTGACAACTTAAAAGAGAAAGATTTCGCTGCAATTCAGCAAAAAGTGACAGCCTTTAAAGCGGCGGTTGAATATTTAGCTGAGAAGGGGAAAATAGATTTTAACGAGAAACTTAATTTAAATAATCGATTAAGGACAATAGAAGATACGTTGAATCCTCCCAAGTCCGAAAGCTTTTCTATTCCTGAAGAATTGAAAAATGCGCGTACCCCTCAAGAGGTACGCGATATACTTGCAAAATTAGAAGATGTCGATGGGGGAGAAGATGTCGATGTAGAAGAAGATATAGCACATGAAACAAACCAGTCTTCTGTCAAGCTAGAGGCGAAAGCAGAGAAGTCTAAGGCTCAAGAATCTGTTACACCCGAAGCCAAAGTTTATACTAATGCGGACGAGCTTCAAACGGCAGTCAATATGTTTGTTATGGATACCAATTCGCAGGAACCGGAATCTCTTTCTCCGGCAGAGAGAAAAGGCATTAATCAGCAATTGCAAGACTTGAGGGCAGTAGTCAAAGATTTAGATAAAAAAGGGAAGCTGGAATTCAATGAGAAATTAGTATTAGAACGTAAATTGCAGGACGTTGCTGATTTTTTGACGCCTCCAAAGCATGAGAGCTTTTCTCTTCCTAAAGGATGGGAAAATGTTCGCTCGCCTGATGATGTGCGCAAAAAGCTTTTAGAAGAAGAACAGTTAGAAGAAGCGAATGCCGAGGATGTCCAATCTGGAATGGAAAAAGAAATCCAGCAAAAGAAAGAGCAGCTCACGGATTCGGGGGTTAGCCCAGCAGAAAGACTGCGAATTCAAAAAGAGTTGAAAGTTGAAAATGAGGCATTGAAAACCACTCAGCTTCATCCTTATGAAAAGATTGCAAAGGGAAAGGCAAAACAAGTCTGGAAATCGCAGGTTGATCCCAATCATGCTTACTTTACTCCCGTGAAGGGGACTTTTGAAAAAGTGTTTAAGAGCAAGCAAAAAGAAATTCAAGAGGAAGTCCAGACAGCGAAGGTGATACAGGGCGAGCTGGACAAGAAGGGAGTGGTAGGAGAGTCCAATTTAGCGCTCAGTATGCAAGAAGTCAAAAAAGAAGATAGAATCGAAGGGCAATATACGGTTAAAACAGACAAAGCGCAGGGAGATTTGGACAAGCTTACGAATCAGGGCAAGATCAAATTCCCTCAGAGTGCAGACATTGGCTTGCAAGTGGCTAGAGGCATGATGCATTTGCATAAGGCCGGCTATGTGCATGGAGACAGCAAAACAGAGAACGTTCTCGTATACGAGCAAGATGGAAAAATCACAGCAAGAGTATCGGATTTTGGTAAGACGAAGAAGTTAGAAAAGGATCAATCTGTCATGCATACGGGTAATCCACGCTTTGCTGCACCGGAAGGGAGATTAAGCCAGAAAGCAGAAGTATATGGCACAGCTCTTATGATTATTCGCACCCTTGAGGGAGAGATTTTGACAAAGGGGAGAGAGATGCTTATCGCACCTACCAATGAGGATAAGTCGGCTAAAGTAGGCGAAAAGCGTCGAGGAGTGGAAAAGTTTTTGATCGTTAATAAGGATTGTCCTCAATCCGAGGTCACCCATCTTAAAGGAAAAATCGACGTTTATGGACGCTCTCTCAAATTGGCTGCCGGGGGATCTGTTGGAAATTTGGCTCCTGCCGAAAGAGAAATTCACAAATATATTGATGCGCTTACTCTAGAATTAGAGAAGAGATATCCTGAAAAAAGCGGGGAAATTAAAGATTTAGGCGTTCTTCTTAAAGCAATGACCCTGTCAGATCCTGAAATTAGGCTAGATATGAGCAGGGCTGTAGAAACATATGAAAAAATTATGAACGATATGTCTTTATCTACACCGTAA
- a CDS encoding DUF47 domain-containing protein — protein sequence MNLKTLSKAFQSVVTMFFWRKSKKSFFEYFEEQARETLSAAECLADLFFHPAEAHSIAKKIKGIEHAGDQLTHSVIQQMNTEGFILPIDHEDILAFAKTIDDVLDYIDDSAESFAEIYELDATMPFASEFALLILEGTQTLVDICSLLKSPSQHASAILTKCVKAHEVENRADDLKKEALKKLFSQLKRQEVDLPNYLAWSEIYRTLEVVTDKIEDCANIAEQIVVKYS from the coding sequence ATGAATTTGAAGACCCTTTCCAAGGCGTTCCAATCAGTTGTAACTATGTTTTTCTGGCGCAAGAGCAAAAAATCTTTCTTTGAGTATTTTGAAGAGCAGGCAAGAGAAACGCTTTCCGCTGCTGAATGTTTAGCTGATCTTTTTTTCCATCCGGCTGAAGCGCATTCCATCGCAAAAAAGATTAAAGGCATTGAACATGCAGGCGATCAATTGACCCACTCTGTTATCCAGCAAATGAATACCGAAGGTTTTATTCTTCCGATTGATCATGAAGATATTTTAGCTTTTGCAAAAACAATAGACGATGTGCTCGATTATATTGATGATTCGGCGGAATCCTTTGCAGAGATCTATGAGCTCGATGCTACCATGCCCTTTGCCTCTGAATTTGCCCTATTGATCTTGGAAGGAACTCAAACGCTCGTAGATATTTGCTCTCTTCTCAAATCCCCTTCTCAGCATGCCTCTGCTATTTTAACTAAATGCGTAAAAGCGCATGAAGTGGAGAATCGGGCCGACGATCTTAAGAAAGAAGCGCTTAAAAAGCTTTTTTCTCAATTAAAAAGGCAGGAAGTGGATCTACCGAACTACTTGGCTTGGAGCGAAATTTACCGTACTCTCGAAGTCGTGACGGATAAAATAGAAGATTGCGCCAATATTGCTGAGCAGATTGTCGTGAAATACTCTTAG